The Mesobacillus jeotgali genome window below encodes:
- the yidC gene encoding membrane protein insertase YidC, producing MKKLYTMIFVLFIPILLTGCQAMTSEGSFFQTTFVNPFTWLIQLFAGLTGGSYGLAIIMITLLIRLVLMPLMLKQYKNQQNMKEKMEIVKPEMDEIQKKLKGTKDPAEQRKLQQEMMGLYQKHGVNPLSVGCLPMLIQMPILMGLYYAISSSAEIASHSFLWFNLGHSDLWITAAAGVIYFLQSKVSMMNMTPEQQKQMKIMGMLSPIMIVMFSLNAPSALPLYWTIGGIFLIIQTLLARRIYQTKDTSVKVEQQV from the coding sequence ATGAAAAAGCTTTACACCATGATTTTTGTTCTATTTATACCAATTCTATTAACTGGCTGCCAGGCTATGACCAGCGAAGGTTCCTTTTTTCAGACAACATTTGTTAATCCATTCACGTGGCTGATTCAGCTTTTTGCAGGGCTGACCGGTGGAAGTTACGGGCTCGCCATCATCATGATCACCTTGTTGATCAGACTGGTATTAATGCCGCTAATGTTAAAACAATATAAAAACCAGCAGAACATGAAAGAAAAAATGGAAATCGTGAAGCCAGAAATGGATGAAATCCAGAAGAAGCTAAAAGGAACCAAAGATCCTGCGGAGCAGCGGAAGCTACAGCAGGAAATGATGGGACTCTATCAAAAGCATGGAGTGAATCCACTTTCAGTCGGATGTCTGCCTATGCTGATCCAGATGCCTATTTTAATGGGTCTTTATTATGCAATAAGTAGTTCTGCAGAAATTGCCAGCCATTCATTCCTGTGGTTTAACCTCGGACATTCGGATTTATGGATTACCGCAGCAGCTGGCGTGATCTACTTCCTTCAGTCCAAGGTTAGCATGATGAACATGACACCAGAACAGCAGAAACAAATGAAGATCATGGGGATGCTGTCACCGATCATGATTGTCATGTTCTCGCTGAACGCCCCCTCTGCCCTTCCGCTTTACTGGACAATCGGGGGAATATTCCTGATTATCCAAACTTTATTGGCGAGGAGAATTTATCAAACAAAAGATACTTCTGTAAAAGTTGAACAACAAGTATAA
- the abc-f gene encoding ribosomal protection-like ABC-F family protein: MTIMKIRGIQKSFDEKQILKNAELDIKKDSRIGLVGNNGAGKTTLANIINGSLTPDQGRIETFNRSLNIGYLKQSTEYAIHELGDRYSLTDGNLFQLSSRLGLNKEIDLANPDWGKLSGGEKLKISLAGVWASKPELLILDEPTNHLDLQGVEWLIDELKIFKGAVIIISHDRYFLDRTVTEIIEIEDGATSLYKGNYTSYRKEKERLYEIQLHQYEIQQKHKQQIEQQMANLKNWSEKAHRDSTKQGSASERRQIGYKEYHRMKAKKMDNQIKSKMKRLNQELEKNEVKQPKEEAKVRFEFQDGRKKGKRILEARKLSKSFGSRCLFKESHFYMNHGERMALLGKNGSGKSTLIKILIGEEKTTSGEVWVSETLKIGYLSQDVSDLPPNKTALEYTGLSNRESIGRARTIFANMGLKEEKLIVPLSHLSLGERTRVKLVMMLLAEIDLLILDEPTNHLDLASRESLEKTLLNFHGSILVVSHDVYFQEKISDKILWIDNGKISRKEFGMKELNSQNSLPNPENKDKTEELMVLQNEINATIGRLSFMSKDEPGYEQLDKLLSELLKKKRELQ; encoded by the coding sequence ATGACGATCATGAAAATAAGAGGTATTCAAAAGAGCTTTGATGAGAAGCAAATACTGAAAAATGCTGAATTAGATATAAAAAAAGACAGCAGAATTGGCCTTGTGGGCAACAATGGTGCTGGTAAGACTACTTTGGCAAATATCATTAATGGTAGTCTGACCCCTGATCAAGGGAGGATCGAAACTTTTAACAGAAGCCTGAATATCGGTTATCTTAAACAATCAACTGAATATGCCATTCATGAATTGGGAGATCGCTATTCTCTTACAGACGGAAATCTCTTTCAGCTTTCAAGCCGGTTAGGACTTAACAAGGAAATTGATTTGGCAAATCCTGATTGGGGCAAGTTAAGCGGCGGTGAAAAGTTGAAAATATCACTCGCGGGTGTTTGGGCAAGCAAGCCGGAACTGCTCATATTGGATGAGCCGACAAACCACTTGGACTTGCAGGGCGTAGAGTGGCTGATTGACGAATTGAAGATTTTTAAAGGCGCCGTGATCATCATTTCACATGATCGGTATTTCCTCGACCGGACGGTCACAGAAATTATCGAAATTGAGGATGGTGCAACCAGCTTATATAAAGGTAACTACACTTCTTACCGCAAGGAAAAAGAGAGATTGTATGAGATCCAGCTTCATCAATACGAAATTCAGCAAAAACATAAGCAACAAATTGAACAGCAAATGGCTAATCTTAAAAACTGGTCAGAAAAGGCTCATAGGGATTCGACGAAACAAGGTTCTGCTTCCGAAAGAAGGCAAATCGGATATAAGGAATACCATCGGATGAAGGCAAAGAAGATGGACAATCAAATTAAATCTAAGATGAAACGTCTGAATCAAGAGCTTGAAAAGAATGAGGTAAAACAACCCAAGGAAGAGGCTAAGGTCCGCTTCGAATTTCAGGATGGGCGAAAAAAAGGGAAACGGATTTTAGAAGCCCGAAAGCTGTCAAAGTCCTTTGGCAGCCGTTGTTTGTTTAAAGAAAGCCATTTTTATATGAACCATGGAGAAAGAATGGCCCTTCTAGGTAAAAACGGCAGCGGGAAATCTACGCTGATCAAGATATTGATTGGTGAAGAAAAAACAACATCCGGTGAGGTATGGGTGAGCGAGACATTAAAAATCGGATATCTTAGCCAGGATGTTTCAGACCTCCCCCCAAATAAAACGGCACTTGAGTATACTGGACTTTCAAATAGGGAGTCGATTGGCAGAGCGAGGACCATATTTGCCAATATGGGTCTCAAAGAAGAAAAGCTTATCGTACCTTTAAGCCACTTGAGTCTTGGTGAGAGGACGAGAGTGAAGCTTGTAATGATGCTGTTGGCTGAAATCGATTTGCTGATTCTGGATGAACCGACAAATCACCTCGACCTTGCCAGCAGGGAAAGTCTCGAAAAAACACTATTGAATTTTCATGGTTCGATCCTGGTGGTCTCCCATGATGTTTATTTTCAAGAGAAAATCAGTGACAAAATTTTATGGATCGATAACGGAAAGATCAGCAGAAAAGAATTCGGCATGAAAGAGTTGAACAGCCAAAATTCTTTGCCTAATCCAGAAAATAAGGACAAAACAGAGGAATTGATGGTACTCCAAAATGAAATCAACGCCACTATTGGCAGGCTGTCCTTCATGTCCAAAGATGAACCTGGATATGAGCAACTCGACAAGCTCCTATCAGAGCTTTTGAAGAAAAAGAGAGAATTACAATAA
- a CDS encoding CrcB family protein, producing MNGLVMVALGGMAGALSRFGVQKIMPQTFLPAATLSVNLLGSFLLGWIVGQGIHGNLYLFAATGYMGAFTTFSTLNVDLVKLINNKQSKPVVVYVISTYIGGLICAAAGLFLGKI from the coding sequence ATGAATGGACTTGTAATGGTAGCTTTAGGAGGAATGGCAGGAGCTCTCTCGAGGTTCGGAGTTCAAAAAATAATGCCTCAAACGTTTTTGCCGGCAGCAACGCTCTCTGTGAACCTACTGGGATCATTTTTGCTTGGATGGATTGTCGGTCAAGGAATCCATGGGAACCTTTATCTTTTCGCAGCCACAGGCTATATGGGAGCATTCACTACTTTTTCAACTCTCAATGTTGACTTAGTCAAGTTGATTAACAACAAACAAAGTAAACCTGTTGTGGTCTATGTGATCAGTACTTATATCGGTGGCCTTATCTGTGCAGCAGCAGGTTTATTTTTGGGCAAAATATAA
- the crcB gene encoding fluoride efflux transporter CrcB, with product MVYLGVGLGGMLGSLLRYLVSLSTNNILNIGFPMGTLIANLAGSLFLGWFTARIVERSKLNPVLMATIGTGLTGSFTTFSTFSLETLLMIEKGSIGLAVFYVLLSAVGGLLLAAAGYKLGAEPGREAGK from the coding sequence TTGGTATATTTAGGAGTAGGGCTTGGGGGAATGTTAGGCAGCCTCTTGCGATACTTGGTCAGTCTAAGTACAAATAATATTTTAAATATTGGCTTTCCCATGGGCACGCTAATTGCGAATCTTGCTGGCTCGTTGTTCTTAGGTTGGTTCACAGCCCGTATCGTAGAAAGAAGCAAATTGAATCCTGTGCTGATGGCAACCATAGGTACGGGGTTAACAGGATCATTCACCACTTTTTCAACCTTCAGTTTAGAAACCTTGTTAATGATTGAGAAAGGCAGCATAGGGTTAGCAGTATTCTATGTGCTTCTTAGTGCTGTTGGTGGTTTGCTCCTAGCTGCAGCAGGCTATAAACTTGGTGCAGAACCTGGCAGGGAGGCTGGAAAATGA
- a CDS encoding GNAT family protein: MEKIMLEGNTVKLLPMEKSHLDGLWEAGHHQSIWEFTSSKVRSKAEMKTVIETAIAEREKGTQIPFTVFDKKTGKIVGSTRFLDISEAHKSLEIGWTWYSPDYWRTRVNTECKFLLLQHAFEKKGVNRVQFCTDSRNVRSQAAIARLGVEREGVLRKHRIIADGYVRDTVIFSILKEEWPRIKKGLQEKLK; this comes from the coding sequence ATGGAAAAAATCATGCTGGAAGGTAATACAGTAAAACTGTTGCCAATGGAAAAAAGTCATCTTGATGGTTTATGGGAAGCTGGTCATCATCAGTCAATTTGGGAATTTACATCTTCAAAGGTCAGAAGTAAGGCCGAAATGAAAACGGTCATTGAAACGGCAATAGCAGAGAGGGAGAAAGGAACGCAAATTCCATTTACCGTTTTTGACAAGAAAACGGGGAAAATAGTTGGAAGCACAAGATTCCTGGATATTTCAGAAGCACATAAATCACTTGAAATAGGATGGACCTGGTACAGTCCGGATTATTGGAGAACAAGGGTGAATACAGAATGTAAATTCCTTCTCCTTCAACATGCTTTTGAAAAAAAGGGAGTAAACAGGGTGCAGTTTTGTACTGACTCGAGGAATGTTCGCTCCCAGGCAGCCATTGCCCGTCTCGGTGTAGAAAGAGAAGGGGTGCTGCGCAAACATCGAATTATTGCTGATGGCTATGTAAGGGATACCGTCATCTTTAGCATTCTGAAAGAAGAATGGCCAAGGATTAAAAAAGGATTACAAGAAAAATTGAAGTGA
- a CDS encoding DUF6501 family protein, which produces MIHTNWHERETIKKLKCVHTDAKKYIVNDKLTSGKVYDVKNETEEFYFIVDNSGRVGGYYKDYFEEVK; this is translated from the coding sequence ATGATCCACACCAACTGGCACGAGCGCGAAACAATTAAGAAACTGAAATGCGTTCACACAGATGCAAAGAAATACATTGTAAATGACAAGCTGACATCTGGAAAGGTATATGATGTCAAAAACGAGACGGAGGAATTTTATTTCATAGTAGATAATTCCGGCAGAGTTGGCGGTTATTACAAAGATTATTTTGAAGAGGTAAAATAA
- a CDS encoding SOS response-associated peptidase yields MCGRFSLFEDINSLKEQFQFDFPEELDARYNIAPGQDILTVIGNGEGRTGTRMRWGLIPFWADDEKIGYKMINARAETVDEKASFKHALKQRRCLILTDGFYEWKKEGKQKQPYRFGMKNKKPFALAGLWENWNKDGKEITSCTIITTSPNEVTEKVHDRMPVILPEDKLGLWLDSSMDQTDKLKELLVPYKADFMEFYSVSTAINSANNEGKELIAPINSL; encoded by the coding sequence ATGTGCGGAAGGTTTTCATTGTTTGAGGACATAAATAGTTTAAAAGAACAATTTCAATTCGATTTTCCGGAGGAACTTGATGCCAGGTACAATATCGCTCCTGGACAGGACATCCTGACGGTGATTGGTAATGGAGAAGGCAGAACAGGGACCAGGATGAGGTGGGGATTGATTCCCTTCTGGGCGGACGATGAAAAAATCGGCTACAAAATGATCAATGCGCGTGCTGAGACAGTCGATGAAAAAGCGAGCTTCAAGCATGCACTTAAACAAAGGCGCTGCCTCATCCTTACTGATGGTTTTTATGAATGGAAAAAAGAAGGGAAACAAAAGCAGCCATACCGTTTTGGGATGAAAAATAAAAAGCCCTTTGCTTTAGCAGGGCTGTGGGAAAACTGGAATAAGGACGGGAAGGAGATTACTTCCTGTACGATTATCACGACCAGTCCAAATGAAGTCACCGAAAAAGTTCATGACAGAATGCCTGTGATTCTTCCTGAAGACAAGCTTGGTCTCTGGCTTGATTCTTCTATGGATCAAACAGATAAGCTAAAAGAGCTGTTGGTGCCATACAAGGCTGACTTCATGGAATTTTACTCAGTTTCCACCGCAATAAATTCGGCTAATAATGAAGGAAAGGAATTGATTGCTCCAATAAACAGCTTGTAA
- a CDS encoding beta-eliminating lyase-related protein, with product MNNALQEAFDQSKYKLTGHGRRNIQVLKDAFEDVDGQLDSDLYGEGKVIEDFQDKMAAFLGKERAVFFPSGTMAQQIALRIWCDEKGLPKVAYHPLSHLEIHEEDGLKELHNIKTTLIADETRVIELEDVVSMEDSVACLLLELPQREIGGQLPSYETLEGISKYCRNNGIRLHLDGARLLEVLPYYEKTASEVCELFDSVYLSFYKGIGGIAGAILAGGEEFVTKSKVWKRRYGGDLISLYPYIVSADHYFNQKSNKMPLYYENAKELADFYNSCHSVSTLPKIPVSNMFHVHFPQPKEEIETVLIEVMGKTGVGLINHLRATGESSCYFEVSVGDRYGEIPIEAVKHAFIQLDECMRNKFPS from the coding sequence ATGAATAATGCCTTACAGGAAGCTTTTGATCAATCAAAATATAAGTTGACCGGCCATGGAAGGCGAAATATCCAGGTCTTAAAGGATGCATTTGAAGATGTCGATGGGCAGCTTGATAGTGATCTTTATGGAGAAGGAAAAGTAATTGAGGACTTTCAGGACAAAATGGCTGCGTTCCTCGGCAAGGAGAGGGCTGTTTTCTTTCCGAGCGGAACGATGGCACAACAAATCGCATTGCGCATTTGGTGTGATGAAAAAGGATTGCCAAAAGTAGCGTATCATCCTTTAAGCCACCTGGAAATCCACGAGGAAGACGGACTAAAGGAATTGCATAATATCAAAACGACCCTCATTGCAGATGAAACCCGTGTCATCGAGCTTGAAGATGTAGTATCCATGGAGGACTCCGTTGCTTGTTTATTGCTGGAGTTGCCGCAGAGAGAAATTGGCGGGCAGCTTCCAAGCTATGAAACTCTTGAAGGCATATCAAAATATTGCCGAAATAATGGGATCAGGCTGCATCTTGACGGTGCGAGGCTCCTGGAAGTTCTGCCTTATTATGAGAAAACGGCTTCGGAAGTGTGCGAACTTTTTGACAGTGTCTATCTCTCTTTTTACAAAGGAATAGGAGGGATTGCAGGTGCAATCCTTGCGGGCGGGGAAGAATTCGTCACTAAGTCAAAGGTGTGGAAAAGGCGATATGGCGGAGATTTGATTAGCCTTTACCCATATATTGTTTCAGCAGATCATTACTTCAACCAGAAATCAAACAAAATGCCGCTGTATTATGAGAATGCAAAGGAACTGGCGGACTTCTATAATTCGTGCCATTCTGTATCGACTCTTCCCAAGATTCCCGTTTCGAACATGTTTCATGTTCATTTTCCTCAGCCTAAAGAGGAGATAGAGACGGTCTTAATTGAAGTGATGGGCAAAACAGGAGTGGGGTTAATAAATCACCTAAGGGCAACGGGAGAATCATCATGTTATTTTGAAGTAAGTGTTGGGGATCGTTATGGAGAAATTCCAATAGAAGCAGTGAAACATGCCTTTATACAGCTGGATGAATGCATGAGAAATAAATTCCCATCATGA
- a CDS encoding GNAT family N-acetyltransferase translates to MLINEKEFKIKDLDYIIRSAVEADAEALSELRLQIDGETENLDREPGEAFIDAQGFRTLIKADSESDRNLFLVAETDGKLIGFSRCAGTELKRFRHKVEFGVCVLKGFWGYGIGKNLLQESISWADGEGIKKMTLNVMESNENAKALYEKLGFEVEGILKDDKLLSDGKYYNMIVMGRLNHVDEEISNE, encoded by the coding sequence ATGCTGATTAATGAAAAGGAATTTAAAATTAAGGATCTGGATTACATAATCAGATCTGCGGTGGAAGCGGATGCCGAGGCTTTATCAGAGTTAAGGCTCCAAATCGATGGGGAGACTGAAAATCTTGACCGCGAGCCAGGGGAGGCATTCATTGATGCTCAGGGATTTAGAACACTCATAAAAGCGGATTCGGAGAGTGATAGGAACCTATTTTTGGTGGCTGAGACTGATGGGAAACTGATCGGTTTTTCTAGATGTGCTGGAACTGAACTGAAGAGGTTCAGGCATAAGGTGGAATTCGGTGTCTGTGTTTTAAAAGGATTCTGGGGCTATGGTATTGGCAAAAACCTTTTACAAGAATCGATTTCATGGGCAGACGGGGAAGGGATTAAGAAAATGACTCTGAATGTGATGGAATCCAATGAAAATGCCAAAGCACTCTATGAAAAGTTGGGCTTTGAGGTAGAAGGCATCTTGAAGGATGACAAACTTTTATCTGACGGGAAGTACTATAATATGATTGTTATGGGGCGCTTAAATCATGTTGATGAGGAGATAAGCAATGAATAA
- a CDS encoding AMP-binding protein, translated as MLPYTVGELLEVQARNYPEHEAVVYSDRDLRMNYKEFNTLCRKAARGLMKLGVKKGEHIAAWSSNTPEWVVSQFATGKMGAVLVTVNTNYRTAELEYLLKQSDSTTIILMEQFKDASYIDMVYEIVPELKSSEPGKLDSSTLPYLKNVIVMGEKRFPGTYSWQDILDMADNVTEEELDEQMATLKQSDVINMQYTSGTTGFPKGVMLTHSNIVNNAYNVASAMKLTDQDRLCIPVPFFHCFGCVMGTLACATVGATMVPVQEFSPKAVLETVEKEKCTALHGVPTMFIAELNDPDFEKYDLSSLRTGIMAGSNCPIEVMKAVNEKMGATEITIAYGQTESSPVITQTRTNDPLELRVETVGKALPEVEVKIVKPGTMEEVPRGVQGELCTRGYHVMDGYYKNPDATREAIDGEGWLHTGDLAVMDENGYCRVTGRLKDMIIRGGENIYPREIEEFLYRHPKVLDVQVVGIPDSVYGEEVMAWIILKDGEAATAEEIKEYCKGKISKHKIPRYIEFTDSYPMTASGKIQKFKLKEQALEAVEELKNV; from the coding sequence TTGCTGCCATACACTGTAGGTGAGTTATTGGAAGTCCAAGCCAGGAATTATCCGGAACACGAAGCGGTCGTATATTCAGACCGTGACTTGAGGATGAATTATAAGGAGTTCAACACGCTTTGCCGTAAAGCTGCCAGAGGATTAATGAAGCTTGGAGTGAAGAAAGGCGAACATATTGCTGCGTGGTCCTCTAATACGCCTGAATGGGTGGTCTCCCAATTTGCCACTGGAAAAATGGGGGCAGTCCTTGTGACGGTCAACACCAATTATCGGACGGCTGAATTGGAGTATCTATTAAAACAGTCGGATTCTACGACAATCATATTGATGGAGCAATTTAAGGATGCTTCATATATTGACATGGTCTACGAGATTGTCCCAGAGTTGAAATCGAGTGAACCTGGAAAGCTTGATAGCAGTACTCTGCCATATTTGAAAAATGTCATTGTAATGGGGGAAAAACGTTTTCCAGGGACGTACAGCTGGCAGGACATCCTGGATATGGCCGATAATGTGACAGAGGAAGAACTTGACGAACAAATGGCCACTCTGAAGCAGAGTGATGTCATTAATATGCAGTATACTTCAGGTACGACTGGATTTCCTAAGGGAGTTATGCTGACTCACAGCAATATTGTCAATAACGCCTATAATGTTGCCTCCGCAATGAAGCTTACGGACCAAGATAGATTGTGTATCCCTGTCCCGTTTTTCCATTGCTTCGGCTGCGTAATGGGGACGCTCGCTTGTGCCACTGTGGGAGCTACAATGGTGCCGGTCCAGGAATTCAGCCCAAAAGCAGTTCTTGAGACAGTCGAAAAAGAAAAGTGCACTGCACTTCACGGGGTTCCAACTATGTTCATCGCTGAGCTGAATGATCCTGACTTCGAAAAATATGACCTGTCCTCTTTGAGAACTGGAATCATGGCTGGGTCCAATTGCCCGATTGAAGTGATGAAGGCAGTCAATGAAAAAATGGGTGCTACAGAAATTACCATTGCCTACGGCCAAACAGAATCCTCTCCGGTTATTACGCAGACCAGGACGAATGATCCACTCGAATTGAGGGTGGAAACAGTGGGTAAAGCCCTTCCTGAGGTCGAGGTGAAAATCGTCAAGCCGGGCACGATGGAGGAAGTTCCAAGAGGAGTTCAGGGAGAACTGTGCACTCGCGGATATCATGTAATGGACGGGTATTATAAAAATCCTGATGCAACAAGGGAAGCAATTGATGGTGAAGGATGGCTCCATACAGGGGATCTTGCAGTCATGGATGAAAACGGCTATTGTCGAGTAACTGGCAGATTAAAAGATATGATCATCAGGGGCGGGGAAAACATTTACCCGCGTGAAATCGAAGAATTCCTGTACAGACATCCGAAAGTCCTTGATGTCCAGGTGGTAGGCATCCCAGACAGCGTGTATGGTGAGGAAGTCATGGCCTGGATCATTTTAAAGGATGGAGAAGCTGCTACAGCAGAAGAAATCAAAGAATATTGCAAGGGGAAAATTTCGAAGCACAAGATCCCAAGATATATCGAATTCACAGATAGCTATCCAATGACCGCGTCAGGTAAAATACAGAAGTTCAAGCTGAAAGAACAAGCATTGGAAGCTGTAGAAGAGCTAAAGAATGTATAA
- a CDS encoding FAD-dependent oxidoreductase, translating to MLDVLVVGGGISGGSAAIYTSQGGLKTAVVDSRKSQIKQVSKLINYPGVKEITGSDLLENIKEQAIASGADWYEGAVESVDQNDEGYSVILTDGKTLTAKYVVIATNLQTSLLEKLGFELAVNEKVPSGKIKKVMGIDRDGTTKLPNLYITSLLAGLSSQSVIAAGHGASIGISIVSKETGKTYMWHDT from the coding sequence ATGCTGGATGTACTAGTAGTTGGAGGCGGGATTTCAGGTGGATCAGCTGCAATATATACTTCCCAGGGCGGGTTGAAGACGGCAGTCGTTGATTCACGGAAATCCCAGATCAAGCAAGTTTCAAAATTAATTAATTATCCGGGCGTAAAGGAAATTACTGGTTCAGATCTTCTGGAGAACATTAAGGAGCAGGCAATTGCTTCAGGTGCTGACTGGTACGAGGGTGCAGTGGAATCTGTCGACCAAAATGATGAAGGCTATTCAGTCATTTTAACTGACGGAAAAACATTGACAGCAAAGTATGTGGTTATTGCTACGAACCTTCAAACTTCACTGCTAGAGAAGCTTGGCTTTGAGTTGGCAGTGAATGAAAAGGTACCTAGCGGTAAAATTAAAAAGGTTATGGGAATTGATCGCGATGGAACCACAAAACTTCCAAATCTTTATATCACCAGCTTGTTAGCGGGTCTTTCAAGTCAATCAGTCATTGCCGCAGGACATGGAGCTTCAATCGGCATTTCGATTGTGTCAAAGGAAACTGGAAAAACCTATATGTGGCATGATACGTGA
- a CDS encoding MBL fold metallo-hydrolase, producing the protein MGMQAITAEKLNEWVVSKKEFFIFDVRNVKDFEDWKVEGENIEYLNIPYFDLIDGVEEVVDQLPKDKDIVVICAKEGSSVMVAEMLSDAGFDVSYLSGGMKSWSEYLYPVEVYKDEKIKVLQFIRVGKGCLSYMVLSENEALVVDPSRFTNRYTDIAKSENVNITHIVDSHLHADHLSGGKELAEVTGAKYYLMKSEGAVFDFEALEQHDKIEFDNISLEVLAVKTPGHTPGSVSFFVNNKLLFSGDTIFVNGLGRPDLGGKAAEWAKDLYDTVYSKVSQIADDVIVLPGHYAAFDDEVNEEGFIGSQLGLIRKQNEIMTGKTIEEFVDHVAQSASSETPPNFEDIVAINRGVKEVTAEEAMELEIGPNRCAVHHTH; encoded by the coding sequence ATGGGTATGCAAGCTATTACTGCTGAAAAATTAAATGAATGGGTAGTAAGCAAAAAAGAATTCTTTATTTTTGACGTTAGGAATGTAAAGGATTTTGAAGACTGGAAGGTTGAAGGGGAAAATATTGAATATCTTAATATCCCTTACTTTGATTTGATCGATGGTGTGGAAGAAGTAGTTGACCAGCTTCCTAAGGATAAAGACATCGTGGTGATTTGCGCCAAGGAAGGTTCTTCTGTAATGGTTGCTGAAATGCTTTCTGATGCGGGATTTGATGTGTCTTATCTTTCTGGGGGAATGAAGTCTTGGAGCGAATATCTTTATCCTGTTGAGGTTTATAAAGATGAAAAAATCAAAGTGCTTCAGTTCATTCGTGTTGGCAAAGGCTGCCTTTCTTACATGGTCCTATCTGAAAACGAGGCACTTGTTGTGGATCCATCAAGGTTCACGAACCGTTATACTGACATTGCCAAAAGCGAAAATGTAAACATCACTCACATCGTGGATTCTCACCTTCATGCTGACCACTTATCGGGCGGCAAGGAGCTGGCGGAGGTTACGGGAGCGAAGTATTACCTTATGAAGAGTGAAGGTGCTGTATTTGACTTTGAAGCGCTTGAGCAGCATGATAAAATTGAGTTTGATAACATTTCACTTGAAGTCTTAGCCGTTAAGACACCTGGACATACCCCGGGAAGTGTTTCTTTCTTTGTGAATAATAAACTTCTCTTCTCTGGCGATACTATTTTTGTAAATGGGCTTGGCCGCCCAGACCTCGGCGGCAAGGCTGCTGAGTGGGCAAAAGACCTGTATGATACTGTTTATAGCAAAGTTTCCCAAATTGCGGATGATGTAATCGTATTGCCAGGACACTATGCTGCTTTTGATGACGAAGTAAATGAAGAAGGTTTCATTGGAAGCCAGTTAGGTCTGATCCGCAAGCAAAATGAAATCATGACCGGCAAAACAATTGAAGAGTTCGTCGACCATGTAGCACAATCCGCATCAAGCGAGACACCACCAAACTTTGAAGATATCGTTGCGATCAACCGCGGGGTAAAAGAAGTGACAGCAGAAGAAGCGATGGAGCTGGAAATCGGCCCTAACCGCTGTGCTGTGCACCACACTCATTAA
- the sda gene encoding sporulation histidine kinase inhibitor Sda, translating into MKIMSNEMLVVSYRDALKSESDKEWAKILKTEISKRGLKPFKNR; encoded by the coding sequence ATGAAAATTATGAGCAATGAAATGTTGGTGGTCTCGTATCGTGATGCATTAAAGTCGGAAAGTGATAAAGAATGGGCAAAAATACTTAAAACAGAAATCTCAAAAAGAGGATTAAAACCATTTAAGAACCGTTAA